The Amblyomma americanum isolate KBUSLIRL-KWMA chromosome 2, ASM5285725v1, whole genome shotgun sequence genome contains the following window.
ACTCTGATTATATACACCTTGAATTAATGCTTTTTAAGAGCCTTTTAGACATTTCTACACAGCTGTATTACAAAATTGACACACAGTAACtattccattctctgatcactTGCAGAAAGAAGAAATTAGCACGCATTATCATGTACAGATGTCTATAAGATAAACAAGTGGTGAGCATGGCACATTGTAACAATGCCTGCCAGGGGCCCATGACTAATGTACCTTTATTCCCAAGGAACCAGGCGAACCTCAATAAAGACATCAGCTAGGCACCTAACTGCTGCTTGCATACCCtgaagaattgttttttttttagaaacagtATGCAAATCAATGCACAAGTAGTTTGAAACTCACTATCACTTCTAACTCAACCTGCCAAAGAGCTCATCAGCATGTGCCACCTATGTTAGAGATGTTTCAACAGcagaaagtaagaaaaaaatagaaaacaaaatgaaggccAGATGGGCTAAGTGCTCCTATGCCACCACTTTCAGGTGCTACGCTCACTTTCAATACCAGAACAAAACCTTCAtaaccatgcaaaaaaaaagcaggaactttCCATACTATAAATTCCATGCATGAATTTTTCCATACTTTTATCAAGAAGTTAATCCTATCGCACGCGCTCATCATATTTCCCGTAATTGTCACCCTGACGCCGTCTACCCTGtgaaagcccgcaccgaaacCATATCACCAGTCTTTTCTCCTGAAAACAgcccgagactggaatgaccttccatccgaagtggcaaccatcatcgactACAGCAGATTCAAAACCGCCCTCGAACATCATTTGTATTCATGCTAATTGTCttctcagcccacccctcatgtaatgtccctcatggacctttgaggaacaaacaaataaatagtaAATTAATAAAACTAGGGCACTGTTAATGAGGTAAACTGAACAGGCCATGCCAAATGCTTTAAAACCTATTTTACACGAGCACCATTAATTACGAAGGACAAAAGCCATGGTCCCCTGAAAACACTGTCACTTGAGAAATCGACTAAATAGAGCTATCACTTCCTTACCTTGTACAACTTCTCATCGTCAGAGTCAAATATTTCTAGCGTCAAGAAGAGAAGCGCATTGTTTTCCACCCTGAAACAGTAACAGGGACAGTGTAATATCCAAGCAAAATAGCTCTAACCAGGTAAGTGAATaagcgaatcccacacatatggCAAAGGTAAGATGTGGCAAGCAGAATTGCTCATTATAGTGCTCATTACAGGAATGACCAACAAAAAAGACATCAGCTACAGCCACGTACATTCCAGGGAAAACAGAAGCAATAAGAAAAGGTCTGCATGTAGTGTGTTGAGTAAGGGTCAGGCAGTTCCAAAAGACAACAAGGATGCCTTGATTTTTGCCATCCTTACCATGAAAGGGAGCACATTTCACACCAGGACTCATTGCAAGGTTGCATCCCATATTGAGATACAAAATAGCATTTTGTATGAAGTAGTTTACCTATAAGGCACATATCGTACAAGCATACTGTCATTAAACAGCGCTGATGAGACTGCTTATAGCAAAGGTACTGCTACTTCAATGCAGAATATTTACCCAGTTTTATCTTTTTGATCCCAAACATGCCTCCTATTTCAGAACACACTAACTAAATTAATTTATGATCAAAGAAAAACGGTACTCATACATGACGAATATATAGTTCACTTTAACTTTACATGTCATGCTACCCTTATCCACATAAGCTACAGCAATCAGATCTTTTTAAGTAGTATAGCTGATTTTTTCAAAAGTATAGAAGCACACATCAAATAGCATCCTGTATAAGGCAAGATAAGTATAAGTTAGGGGGTAAAACTATAACCTCTGCACTTAAAAACATGCCATCCACATTTTCTAGCTTTCATTTTTTACAGTCAATGCACTTGTTATCCCTTCATCATATGCAGTAAGACTGGCTCCAACTACCATTCGCAGCATGACTCCTCATTAAGAGCACAATGCAAAGAGGTCACAAGCTGAGTTCATGCCACCACTGCAGTGCTTTTCCTTAGCTGTCACTTAACATTTGTCTACATTTCAAAGCCTCAGCTTGCTACACCTCACTTATGCTTCTTTCATCGACAGCTGCAGGTGGCTTTTTCACATCTGACCACTAGCCAACTTCTTTCTAAAAACCGTGCTATTCCAGGACAGTTTTCGCAAACTAAGAGTAATCATACTAACTTTCCAGAACTATGAAAGCAAGCCGGCATACAGAAGACAAGGGCACAAAAGCTGCATCAACTGTGCAGCAGTCTGCATTCATTTGTTCTGCAATTCTGGTCCTCAAATACTGCAAACCTAGACACTACAAAAAacaaagccaaaaaaaaagaaaactttcatTGCTTACTTGATATCAAGTCCTTCTTTTTTGCTTGTGTCCATGACGAGCTCTGCCTCAATGGATGCAGACCTTGGAGGCTCTGCCGCTTTTTCTTCTGCACCGGAACCACTTGCAGAGCTTACCTCCTCACAAATCACACTTGAGGTACACTTCTCCCTACGGTCGTAGATGGAAAACACTTCGTCCTTTTGCTCACACTCAaccatcgccacctcctcctcctccttgactTCGTCACCCTCACAACCGTCTGGGGCCCCTCTGTCCCCTTCCACAAATGCGTAACAACCAGAGTCCCTCATGGAACCAGCTGATTCAGCCATGGCTGCAAAACGCCCGACATCTGCCCCACCTTGCTCGCTGCACAGGGCACCTTGCAAGCAGGCTGCAGGACGATGCTCGGCACCGAGTTCCGTCCCGAAAGAAGTGCACACTTTGCTGTCCACCTCAACATTCTTTACTTCACTGGCTATCGAGAGCACGGTGCCTGCAGCTTCGTTGCTTTGCGTTGATGAATATGTCTTCCTTGTGCCGTTGTGGCCCGCTTTCTTGCGACGAGTCAGCACAACTCGCGTGACCTCAAGCTCTATGTCAGCATCCTCACTGCGGTCACCTGAGGGCGGTGGAACAACATCCATGTTGATGATGCGTCGGATGCGTTCCCGGTCCAGAAAGGCAGCACAGTCGGCACAGCCACAGGTGTCGGGAACATGCACTTCTTCTGCAGGTGAGGCCAAAGAAGACAGTGTGGCACAGGAGACGCGGGTGCTGTGGATGCCCGAGTCGTCCTCACGGGAGCTGGTTGAGCTGTCTGTTGACGAGATGGTCATTACGGACACCCCCTGCAGGCAAGAGATGAGGTCGATTACAAGACTGCAACCACAACGGCATTAACAGCAATTTCCTCCTCAGGAATGAACATAGGGATCCCTCTCACCACATGGAGCTGGCGTCAGGCCACCGATTAATTCTGGTAAAACCTGTCACATGCTAGCCATACTTCTTCGCTCTGTCAGCAAAGCAAGCCAAGAGTAATGTTCCTTATCTGCTTAAACCTGAAAAGGGTGCACAGCCTTTTTTCCTGCTGTTATGGTTCAATTCAGAGAGATGACATTTCTGCCACCTTGTGCCTCAAAGTATGAAAACAGCAAAATAGTAGCCCAGGTCAGCGATGAGTTTCAAGTTCAGTGCTGATTTCCTAAACTTGCAGTAACGTATATACTCATacaatgaacccacttttttccaGAAAACTTTACATCAATGTGGGGGGAGGGTTCATCATGTGGGAAAAATGTCTAAAAGATTTTTTGCAAACCGTAATTTCACATCATATGTATGCCCGCCCGCCTACCCACCCGTtcgcccatccatccatcatcaacAAAGGCACGTGTCGCCAGTATTTAGCATCATTCACTTTGAATGGGGTTTGCTGTATCATGGTACGATCCGACTGTTTTGTGATAACTGGCAGCGCTGGCCAGTCACGACGAGATAAAGCGAACATGCTGAACAGCAGCCCTGAAGTCAAATGCGCATTTTTTAAGCAAGGTTACAAAAACTCGCGGAACGGTTACAAGTGTGTAATGCAAATGCTTAAGCCTTAGCTGTGGTGAGGGGTTAAGCATTTTCCCTCCCGATCTCGAGCTCGCCAAATCACTTGGGGGATCTGAAATGAAGATCCTGGTTCCTTCATAGCATTTCAATGTAGAGGATGTTTTATGGTGTTGTGGTTCAAACTGCTACGCTCCTGTCCGATGCTCTAGCACTGGCCAGCTACTAAGCATACAGTAGCACAGCAAGGAGCATAGGAGCACGCCAAACAAGCTGCAGCAGGTGCATCTATCAAGGGTGCACAACGTCATGGCATTCCGCAAAGTTCGCCAAGCGCACCCCCGCACTCCTCCCCCCACAGGAGCTATTGTCAAAAGTTAAACACGTCGTGATATTATCGATGATCAGCGTGCACCATCTTCCCGAGCTGACAAGGTCTGCACTGCAAATAGTGTGAAACTGAGGAATGCACTACGAAAAGCTACCGGTTTTAAAAAATGTGAATTCTCAGCGATAAAATCAGGGGGGGGGGAaaattatgcgagtgggttcattacacgaGTATATGCTGTACGTTTCAGACAATTATGCAAGGCCTAGTacaattccatttttttttacagctttcAGAGCAATGCTATAGATAGGTTTCTAAACATTTCAGCTTTGGAAAACTACTAcctttcaagaaaagaaaatagctgttctgcgcatgtctgccAAATTACACAGACATGCAGCTCCTCAATAAATATTTGCAATCAATGCAATCTGGCTGTAGCAACAAAATAATCTAAATCTGCAAATGTATACAATGAAGTTgggaaggaaaaatggcatgcatCAATTTTTCTGACTCGGGAATTTAAAAACACAAAGAGACCTAAGAATTCCTTTAGGCACCATAGTAAAAATTTATTATTGCCACAAAAACATAGCCACAATAACACCAAAGAGCCTCTGCTCATGTacaaaaccagtctgccgctAATAAACCTATGTGCAGTGTACTGGTGCAAAATGATGCCACAGTATTAATAAACTTAAGTGCACCTCAGAATCGTGGCATTCATAGCTAGCTTTGAATGAAATACGCTATATCAGGGCATCTCATACTGCATAGATGTTTGGCATAAGCACAGCTAAATAACAACGCTTGGAATAACAATGCCACTTTCAATCCCTGTTGTGCTCAAAATTATTGTAACGCTTCCAAGCTCGGATACTCAAGATTGCCTAAAGAAAGACTATGCACAAAACACTGTGCAACATCTCTGGCACACACCTTTCGCGAAAGACTATCAATTCTGCACGCTGCACACCAAAGAAATATGTAGATATGCAAACCTCTCACCTGTGGCAGCGCCACAACGTCTTCACTTCCAGAACAAAGCAAAGAGTGCTGGCACACTGCAATCTTCTTCCAGGCATCGGTATCATCCAGAAGAGCATTATTCTGAGAGGAATAGAACAAACATGCATTTCTTACTGCACTACAAAACATGATGCAGAGAGTACTGCACGCTGTGCATTTGAGTATAGCTGGATTATTCTGTTTACTTCACAGCCAGGCACTGCAGCAGCAGAGAGTATGTCACTCAATCTATTTGCATCTACATATATATTTGAACCGAGTACAGGGTACACGTGGCGACCAAGGTCTAGGGGTATGCAAACAATGAGTTAAGTATGTTGCTGCACTGCTTAATTATGCACACCTTCTGCTGCAACTCTTGCTTTGCACAGACTTCATTTCTCTATATCTCTGCGCATGACTGTTGCCTTGCTTCTATCAGGCTTGCACCAAACAAGCGAAATAGACACAAGGTGCTTCTTCTCCAGTTGCAACACTTGACATCTATTTCCAACATTGGTGGTATAAAATGCAATTAAGTGAGCTCTCACAAGGAGGCATAATTCGCTGGACTTTTTTGCACAGCTCACCAATGCCAAAGAAAAGGTACACGTCCATTACAACTGCCTGCGCATCCTTTTATGActcaaaacacaaaaaaatataGACCCTCAGTCAATTCACCACCAAACTGTGGTAGCAACCAGCTAATATTTAATACATGCTAAATGGCTGCCTAATACTTTTCATAATACCACAGTCCTTCAATGCTTAATACTGCTCAGGATCAACCACTCGGGTAAATCTTTTGCCAGGCTTGCTGAAGAGAGATTTATGCAAGCACACCAATGTCAAATACCTGGTTCAACTTGAAAGGAACATATTCCAGTCCTGATACCAAGGTGGCAAGCAGCTCCaagtactgcaaaaaaaaaattcaatgaaCAATTTTCAGAACAGCATGGGCAAGTAATGCATCATCCTGTGCATTGGTGCCTCATGAGCAATATGTATAGTTACAGCTTTATAGCATGCTCTAGACTCTACTTTAAAAACTGGCCGCCAGTTACCAAGCCTGCACGTGTAACACACTCTGCGACAGCAGTTTTCGGGACCCCCTCCACTATGTTTCGGCTATCGTGGCCCAATAACGCGGTCTCCTCGATTTTTGTTCCGCTGCAACAATTTTGTGCAGCACAGGACATGACACGAATTTGGGGAGTGGTGATGCCGCACAAGCATTACTTTGCACTGCTGTGCCCAGAGGGCATCACGAATCCAGCCCATGGCCATGACCATGCAACGGCTGATCCAGTGGTGAGGTGTCGTGCGCGGACAGCCTGAGCCACAAAAGTAGCCTCCCTTTACGCCGTCGAGCAGCAACTGCAAGCATGCCAGGATGCACGTCTTCCTCTGCAGGCCACTGAGGGCACTACCCATCAGGGCGCCATTTCTCTCAGTAGGCGGAACGCTCTAGCAGTGTGCATGCATGGTCATGCCGGGGGTCTCACTCTGTTTCTCCTTTTTTAACCACgctctaccttttttttttactgctgggCTCAACTTTCCTCTTCTCCTTCCCTCGCACTCCTTTGTTTTCTACGCCAATGCGACCAACACCACAGAACCAGGAAATTTTCCAGCCTCCTTAGTACACCATACAGAGAGTCATGCCATGAACAGCTTGCCATGAACATAAGTCATTACAAAATGCAGCAGGCCAAGGCTGCAGAGCACATGGTACCTTTCGCTATTTAAATATGAACTGATCTGGCAGTGACACAGTCATAATGTGAGCAACTAGCCTGGATAATACTAAACAAAGCAGAGTGTGAACTGTACTGTAACTATTCCTACCTGTGGCTCTCTAAGGAGGGAGCTGTGTGAGTAGCCTTTTCGGAGCAGCCGCAAGTTCTGGCGAAATGACCGCATGTAGCTCTCCAAAAGTCCGCCATTTAGACTAGTCAGAAGCCAAGCACGCCCATATCCGAGATCTGTTGACACTGCTGGCAAGGAGGTGATGTCTTGCTGTGCTGCAGGGTGCGTGAATTTGCGCACCCAGGGCCAGTAGCCCCACTGAGGTTCTTGCAGGctaggcaggaaaaaaaagacgaagtAAGGACAACTGGCCATGGATGGTAGGAAGGTTATGAAAAGCATCATTCAGAAACAAAAGCAACTATGAATGAGAGAGTGCACACAAGTTTTGGGTTCGGAACACGTGCAAAAAGAACAGTAAGCCATCACTGCAATTGGCATTATTTTCTTAAATATTGCTTTAAGGAGAGTACTACACAGTTTCAACAACATATGTAATCTTAATAAGGTTGTTTTCAAATGCAGTGACTACAAATTCCACTGGGCACAAGGCATGAAACTGATAGCTTTTCAAAATCTAAACGGAAAGTAGAACTTGCAATCCTGTTTCAATTCACCCAGAAAAGCAGGAAGGAAAGGACTGCATGGCAGCGATTGGCTGAGAGGAGGCTTGCCCTCATAAAGTGACTACTAAACCGGTCGTGCAGGACTCTGAAACATAGTTGACGGTGTGCGCACTACTGTGCAGACATTTTTGTTGATGCCCTACTGTGGACTATGAACAGCCCCTCCATTACGACATGCAGATCAAAATGCCCTGATGATAGACACAGAACATCAAGAGAGGTCTTGAGATACAAAAGAAGACTTcttcactggaaaaaaaaagtgcagtgatGACAATAGCCTTACGCAGTGcccaaaaaaaactgcagaaggTGTAACTAGTCCCTAGCAAAAGGCCTGAGTAACACAACTCACTTGTATCTTTTGTGCATTGGTAAACATGCACCCAACTTACTCATAATGGCACATGTTTGTCTAGACATTTTTTTAAGGCTGCCACATTGCCCTTTCCAAACTTGGGTCAAGTCTTTGCGCCAACCCTGCCTGACTTCAACAACAGTGTCATAATTATGAAAATAGTATAACTTATCATGTAAGCGCCTGAAGGATCGAGAAAATAACTTCTATTCTGAAGGTGCACATTACACTTGAAATTGCGAAagattcgttggaggcacttagatatctcttaagtgTGGGAAGGCGATAGCTGCtcgcgactcattgcactgatttgaatttgctgCGCTAGAATTCATTATCATTCAATATCATTACTGTATACAAATCTTAACTAAACTTTGTACCAGCACCAGAGCTGTGTCGTAGTGATATAAGATAGCTTGGCATACGCGTGGGAGGTAGCAGGTGGGTTGGAATTCTGTGCAGTGCCACGTGTGATGCACTCCAGGTTGGCTGAAGCAACCATTCTTCAGCAGTTTTTCTCCTAACCTTATCAGTACCCGAGTTAAGACTTCCGGCACGTGCCAAGGTCCCAAGTTTACAGGTCCAGTTGTGACCACCTAGGTTTTTACCACCTAGGtgggatgtaacggacggacacggtcacgtgatctaggatgtaatggacggacacgatCATGTTATCTACGATGTAACGGACCGatgcggtcacgtgacctaggatgtaatggacggacgcgagcatgagacATTAAAGgctttttccttaaaaaaaaaaaattatgatacTACTGGTGGTGAATGATGTCTCACAAATAGGTTTATGAAGGGCTTCGGGTAATTTCGAACACTTtcggttcattaacgtgcactgagtaCGCAGCCCTCTAGCATTTTGCTTCAATCAAAAAGCCACCGCTGCTGCCTGGATTGAACCCatgtctttggggtcagcagccgagcactgtgACCATTGAGACACCACAGCAGCCCATTATCGCCAGTATAGCAAAATGCAATTTTCCTGCATGTACAACATCAAGCAAGACCTTTATAAAGTTAATACATCGATTTTGTGTTGTGCACTCCCTCGTGCAGATAAGtgttgcatttcttgactgctaCAGCCATAACTCTAAGTTAGCGCCGTACCTCAGCGACGTGACTAGCACTTCGATTCCCACAATCACTTCATAGGTATATCCTTGTGTGGATATATGCAAAGATATTTGATTTATATCTGATCTGGTTTTACCACTATTAGATTTGTATTTGATCCAATTTCCTACTACACTACTTGTATTCAAATTGGTAGCAAAGTGACATTAGTCATTATAGATACTGAAAAAGTATTATTCGCACATTCCTAACTATGAGTAAATAGTTTTACCACTGCTGCAGACAGCACAGCCATGTTGTCCCAAGCAAAACCATTACTATAGGCATTCTGCATCCTAACTATCGTCCTGCGAACGCCACAAGAAAAAATAGCTTGTAACAGGTGCCTAACGAGTGGTGGCTTACCCATAAAGAAAAACTCTGTCGAGATGTTCACATAAGCAGCACGCCTCTGGAGTGTCTTCAGTCAAACCGTCTGTGCGAGCAAGCTCTGCAATATTCTGCACCTACAAGCGGGAATGATCAACAGTTACATAGAGTAAACTCTTAACACGCAGCACTTTGTGGCTAGTTTCGTTTTGTACACAGCTAGCGAACTAAGCAAACTGGTAAAGCGTGTTCGGTTTATCGTCTGTGCAAGTAACAAAGGCACCAGTGCGACAAAAAAGAACAATACAGAGCCAAAGCGCACCGTTAAACGTACGGAGAAACCTGTGAATAGCCCTTTCTTTTTTGCAAACGCTGACACAAAGCACAatggcattaaaaataaaaattttcgtGAGCTGACAAGCGCAGCTATCTTTTGGCTAGCAAAATCGAGATGAGTCAATCAAAAATCCTCATGAACTGCACTTCGCTATTCAAACGACACACAAGGTAATACTGCACCTTCCCACAGCGACACGAACGTAAAACGGTAGCGTACCGTAAGTAAGTACGCAGTACATACTAACCTGTTTTACGGCCTCCTGAAGCGTTGTCAGAAGGCGATTCTTCGAGTCGTGGTCGGAGGAACCAAGCTGTTTAACATCGAATACAGGAACTATGCCAAATCGCGACATCGCGATCATTTGACTGCTAACACTTCAACGAGCGCGTTCCCTGAGAACAACATCGGTGACAACCAGAGAACAACCGCGCGACTCCACGCTTGCGCGTACTACGGAAGCGAAGCGTTTGTGGAGTCACGCTCACTGGGCGAGACACCTCGTAAGGCCCACCACTTCACTGCCAATTCCTGCACCACTCTCGGCGACAGTTCTGGTCGAGTCACAGCCATAAACTTCATGACAGACGTTATCGGCGCTGGCAATGGCTTCGGAAATCGCGGAAACGTTTGAAGAGTGCATTTATAGATCTACAGTGGTTTTATCTCCAAGTCCTAAAGTGCGAGCAGCCGATGGTAGTCAACTTTCTATTTTCCGCAtgtcacaaaacaaaacaaacagccGTAGTGCAGCAAATGTCCCTCTACCGACCTCTTTGCGCAAGCATGTGCAAGGTGCGCAAGGTACGCCATAGTTCTTTCGTGAGTTCACCATGCATTTCCCAACAGTTGAAGCAGTGACAATAAAATGAAGCTTCAACTGTTTGCGAATGGGCGGTTAATCAGCAGCAGTTGGCGCTTTCTATCTCCCTCGAGTTTTTGCTCTTGT
Protein-coding sequences here:
- the LOC144120623 gene encoding pleckstrin homology domain-containing family M member 2-like: MIAMSRFGIVPVFDVKQLGSSDHDSKNRLLTTLQEAVKQVQNIAELARTDGLTEDTPEACCLCEHLDRVFLYGLQEPQWGYWPWVRKFTHPAAQQDITSLPAVSTDLGYGRAWLLTSLNGGLLESYMRSFRQNLRLLRKGYSHSSLLREPQYLELLATLVSGLEYVPFKLNQNNALLDDTDAWKKIAVCQHSLLCSGSEDVVALPQGVSVMTISSTDSSTSSREDDSGIHSTRVSCATLSSLASPAEEVHVPDTCGCADCAAFLDRERIRRIINMDVVPPPSGDRSEDADIELEVTRVVLTRRKKAGHNGTRKTYSSTQSNEAAGTVLSIASEVKNVEVDSKVCTSFGTELGAEHRPAACLQGALCSEQGGADVGRFAAMAESAGSMRDSGCYAFVEGDRGAPDGCEGDEVKEEEEVAMVECEQKDEVFSIYDRREKCTSSVICEEVSSASGSGAEEKAAEPPRSASIEAELVMDTSKKEGLDIKVENNALLFLTLEIFDSDDEKLYKMFLAWKCFDGRGKLEAVYILMTNHFLYMLRPGVEVNQFIKEFSARLSEVKVVTVWVNYQGFSLTFSSEQKIDVATGYAELTRNILSSLDLAIRRTHRGIRCLPSIVSHCSEQLDAMKKLLARELKAREVDGLVVKDYRLVHWEKCIEALPGEYSCGPSVGGPLMWRFLEGDTRRERKKHWQPGYFLLRAGVLYRFSNQGDTIPSATYLISGVQCGSCQVVSNVGRPHALQLNLAPSGGACLQLAASNEAEMQRWVNALSEAGQASYHASGSMGGLVACCLVLVGDLVLTLVEGSRVLGVGVVIDLSAVRSEDNFCVMEFDGGEADSCAYNWIFWFATEEEKNEFLGIVSTLWQEMFKVPLEIAPLANGTLKKHCLERASQLEARLTHSKAFCLDS